From the genome of Lepidochelys kempii isolate rLepKem1 chromosome 17, rLepKem1.hap2, whole genome shotgun sequence, one region includes:
- the DUSP14 gene encoding dual specificity protein phosphatase 14 — translation MTSRNHHSLPRVLMAPRMFTEGELGGIAQITPSLYLSRGSVASNRQLLLAQGITCIINATIEIPNLNWPQFEYVNVPVADMPDAPISLYFDSVADKIQSVMRKNGATLVHCAAGVSRSATLCIAYLMKYQEVSLVEAYNWVKSRRPIIRPNVGFWRQLIDYERKLFGKTTVKMVQTPYGILPDVYEREGRPLMPYWGI, via the coding sequence ATGACCTCCAGAAACCACCACTCCTTACCACGAGTTCTAATGGCACCTCGAATGTTTACTGAAGGAGAACTTGGGGGCATTGCCCAAATCACCCCGTCTCTGTACCTGAGCAGGGGCAGCGTGGCCTCAAACCGACAACTGCTTCTGGCCCAGGGCATCACCTGCATAATCAATGCCACCATTGAGATCCCCAACTTAAACTGGCCCCAATTTGAATATGTCAACGTACCTGTGGCTGACATGCCTGATGCCCCCATCTCCCTATACTTTGACAGCGTGGCTGATAAGATACAAAGCGTCATGCGGAAGAACGGGGCCACCTTAGTCCACTGCGCAGCTGGTGTGAGCAGATCGGCCACCCTGTGCATCGCTTATCTGATGAAGTACCAAGAAGTCTCTCTGGTTGAGGCTTACAACTGGGTCAAGTCAAGACGCCCCATCATACGCCCCAACGTGGGTTTCTGGAGGCAGCTGATAGACTACGAGCGGAAGCTGTTTGGGAAGACGACGGTTAAAATGGTACAGACACCGTATGGTATACTCCCAGACGTTTATGAGAGAGAGGGGAGACCCCTCATGCCTTACTGGGGGATTTAA